The DNA sequence GGCGAGGGTGTCGCTGCCGGTGGTGAGCAGCAGCGCCAGCAGCAGCACACCCGCCGCCGCGCCGAAGTAACCGCCGTAGACGCAGATCGCCAGGATCGCCGCCGATTCGAGCAGCCCAGCACGTGGGCGGCGGTCCGGATGCGCGGGGACCGAGCGCCGGGGCAGCAGGATCACGACGGCCGAACCGCCGAGCAGGACGGGCACCAGCTTCTCGAAACCCTCGGCAGGTGTCGACAACAGCAGCAGCGCCCCGGCCACACCGCCGAATGCCGCCGCGGGCACGATGCGCAGCAGCCACCCGCCCTGCCCCTCGAGTTCTGGCCGGGAGCCCAGTACCGAACCGATCCCGTTGAACACCAGCGACACGGTGTTCGTCACGTTGGCCGCGACCGGCGGCAGACCGGCGAGCAACAGGGCGGGATAGGTGGCCACGGAGGCCAGGCCCGCGATGCTCCCGGTGAGACCGCCCAGAATGCCGGCGACGAGCAGCAGACCGACGTCGGGCCAATCCATTGCGTCGACACTAGTGCCGACGTTCGTGACAGCTCCTGGCGGAAACCCGGTTGCACCGCCGCCGCGGCGGGGTCTAGCATCGGCGGCGTGCCAAGGCGACTCGTAGTAGCACCCCGCAGCGGGGTCTGATCTCGACCGACCCCTCGCTGTGGGTCGTTGCTACACCGTCGGTCACCTCCCTCACGAGAAGACCGGCACATGATCACCACATCGCCAGCACCCGCCCTGACGTCCACCGCCGACGAGTCCGCACCGCACCGCGGGGCCGCCGAGCCGACGTTCGCGTCGCTCATGCCCGGTCCGCTGCCCCGCGGTCTGCGTAAGGAGGCCGACGAGATGAGCTGGGAAGCATTCCTCGACGAATACGCACCGACGACGGGCCCCCTGCGGCTCGGTCAGTGGAGGTGCACCGACACTGAACGCCCCGCCGGCCGGCTCGGCCCGCAGGCGCGCACCTACCAGGCCACGCTGGCCTTCGGTGACCGGATCAGCACCTCGACGGCGGCCGCGTGCGGTCCCGTCGCGGCGCTCACCGCGATGCTCTACGACCAGGGCATCGCGGTCGAGACGGTCGCCTTCCACCAGCTCCCGGCCGGTGCGCACACCGCCACCTTCATCCGCGGTTCCGACGGCGCGCACACCACATGGGCGATGGGCGTCGCCGAGGACGCGACGCAGTCGGCGCTCAAGGCGGTCATCGCCTGCGCCAACCGGCTGCTGGCCGCCTGACGGTCAGCGCAGCGGACGCAGGACCAGCGGCATCCCGTCCATCGGCACCGGCATGCCGCCGTAGTCCAGCCGCGAGACGTAGCCCGGGCGCGGCGGCTCCAGCCGGTAGCGGCGCAGCAGCCGGTGCATCACGGTCTTGATCTCGAGCTGACCGAACACCATGCCGATGCACTTGTGCGCGCCGCCTCCGAACGGCGCGAACGCGTAGCGGTGCTGCTTGTGCTCGTTACGCGGTTCGGTGAACCGGGCCGGATCGAACTTCTCCGGATCGGTCCACAGTTCCGGCAGGTGGTGGTTCACCGACGGCCAGGTGACGACGTTGGTGTTGGCGGGGATGAAGTGGCCGAGCAACTCGGTGTCGCGGACCGTCTGGCGGACGTTGAACGGCAGCGGGGTGACCAGCCGCAGCGATTCGTTCATCACCAGGTCGAGGGTTTCGAGCTTCTCCAGCGCCTCGATGTCGAGCGGGCCGTCGCCGAGCCGTTCGGACTCCTCGCGGCAGCGCTCCTGCCACTCGGGGTTGCGCGACAGGTGGTAGGCCATCGTGGTGAGCGTGGACGTCGACGTGTCGTGCGCGGCCATCATCAGGAAGATCATGTGGTTGACGATGTCCTGGTCGGAGAAGGTGTTGCCGTCCTCGTCGGCGGTGTGGCACAGCACCGTGAGCATGTCGGTGCCCTGCGAGTCGCGCTTCTCCCTGACCCGCTGCTCGAAATAGGTGTCGAGCACCTTGCGGGCCTGCAGCCCGCGCCACCACTTGAACGGCGGCAGCCCGGTCCGGATGATCGCGCCGCCGGCCCGCGTCGTCATCGTGAACGCGTCGTTGACCTTGGTGACCAGTTCCTTGTCGGTGCCCGGCTCGTGGCCCATGAACACCACCGAGGCGATGTCGAGGGTGAGTTCCTTGACCGCCGGATAGAACAGGAAACGCGGGTCGTTCTCGACCCAGTCGTGGGTGATGACCTGCGAGGCGACCCGGTCGATGTGCTCGACGTAGCCG is a window from the Mycolicibacterium litorale genome containing:
- a CDS encoding sulfite exporter TauE/SafE family protein; protein product: MDWPDVGLLLVAGILGGLTGSIAGLASVATYPALLLAGLPPVAANVTNTVSLVFNGIGSVLGSRPELEGQGGWLLRIVPAAAFGGVAGALLLLSTPAEGFEKLVPVLLGGSAVVILLPRRSVPAHPDRRPRAGLLESAAILAICVYGGYFGAAAGVLLLALLLTTGSDTLAHANAGKNVVLGVANSAAAVVFAMAAPVHWLAVVPLGAGCLLGSRLGPVVVRHAPAGPLRVLIGLAGLALAVRLGVDAYG
- a CDS encoding cytochrome P450, whose amino-acid sequence is MATISTPEYLLDQAKRRLTPTLNTIPGMGLVEKRLRSKEWKQFVLAEPPPGSGLKPVMGDSGLPVLGHMIETFRGGPDYLLQVYKTYGPLHYAYSPALPSVVALGPDATQAVFSNRNKDFSQKGWHPVIGPFFNRGLMMLDFDEHMYHRRIMQEAFTRSRLTGYVEHIDRVASQVITHDWVENDPRFLFYPAVKELTLDIASVVFMGHEPGTDKELVTKVNDAFTMTTRAGGAIIRTGLPPFKWWRGLQARKVLDTYFEQRVREKRDSQGTDMLTVLCHTADEDGNTFSDQDIVNHMIFLMMAAHDTSTSTLTTMAYHLSRNPEWQERCREESERLGDGPLDIEALEKLETLDLVMNESLRLVTPLPFNVRQTVRDTELLGHFIPANTNVVTWPSVNHHLPELWTDPEKFDPARFTEPRNEHKQHRYAFAPFGGGAHKCIGMVFGQLEIKTVMHRLLRRYRLEPPRPGYVSRLDYGGMPVPMDGMPLVLRPLR
- a CDS encoding alpha-isopropylmalate synthase regulatory domain-containing protein: MITTSPAPALTSTADESAPHRGAAEPTFASLMPGPLPRGLRKEADEMSWEAFLDEYAPTTGPLRLGQWRCTDTERPAGRLGPQARTYQATLAFGDRISTSTAAACGPVAALTAMLYDQGIAVETVAFHQLPAGAHTATFIRGSDGAHTTWAMGVAEDATQSALKAVIACANRLLAA